From a single Paenibacillus sp. FSL R5-0345 genomic region:
- a CDS encoding mismatch-specific DNA-glycosylase, with translation MDEIPDHLDHGLQIVFIGFNPSIRSGEVGHHYANPRNNFWRILHQSGLTPRLYDASEDGELLKLGYGFTNIVARPTRGIDDITREEYNEGRELLRSKLELYRPQVACFVGKGVYTEFSRRKKVDWGFQGDVSPTVDGVREFVAPSSSGLVRMPMDEIIGIYSRLAEFTQESDI, from the coding sequence ATGGATGAAATTCCAGATCATTTAGATCACGGACTACAGATCGTATTTATAGGTTTTAACCCGAGTATCCGCTCAGGTGAAGTGGGGCATCACTACGCAAATCCGCGTAATAATTTCTGGAGAATCTTGCATCAGTCGGGACTTACGCCTCGGTTGTACGACGCTTCTGAGGACGGGGAGCTGCTTAAGCTGGGTTATGGTTTTACGAACATTGTTGCTAGGCCTACACGCGGAATCGATGATATTACTCGTGAGGAATATAATGAGGGCCGCGAATTGCTTCGCTCCAAGCTGGAGTTATATCGCCCACAGGTGGCTTGCTTCGTTGGAAAAGGTGTATATACAGAGTTTAGCCGGAGAAAAAAAGTCGATTGGGGATTCCAGGGAGATGTGTCTCCTACGGTAGATGGTGTACGTGAATTCGTCGCCCCCTCTTCCAGTGGATTGGTTAGAATGCCGATGGATGAGATCATTGGCATTTACAGTAGATTGGCTGAGTTTACGCAAGAAAGTGACATCTGA
- a CDS encoding MraY family glycosyltransferase codes for MSFSIVYFLIPPLGRLAFRLDFVDKPRQDVERKIHREPIPLTASYAIFIGFFITYLVFAREFSMETVALFAGGVLLLTIGTIDDWYKTKGKDFPALPKMIVQVSAAVLVYLSGNAFTGFYNPFSGDYIVLPVVLQFLLTIIWIFGVTTVINFSDGMDGLAGALTAISAITLFIVALTKGQSSSAIMAIALVGVTIAYLRYNKPPAKIFMGDAGATFLGFILAVIALDGAFKQATALSLFIPILALGVPIFDNIFVVVKRFIQGKSIYQADATQAHYRLLRAGLSQKQVVAVLCLISVCLSLSSIILLLIET; via the coding sequence ATGTCTTTTTCTATCGTATACTTTCTAATTCCGCCGCTCGGCAGACTGGCTTTCCGGCTTGATTTTGTGGACAAGCCCCGTCAAGACGTTGAGCGTAAAATCCATAGAGAACCTATACCGCTAACGGCCAGTTACGCCATATTCATCGGATTCTTTATCACTTATCTGGTATTTGCCCGTGAATTCTCCATGGAGACCGTCGCACTGTTTGCAGGAGGCGTGCTGCTGCTAACCATAGGTACCATAGATGACTGGTACAAAACAAAAGGTAAAGATTTCCCGGCACTGCCAAAAATGATTGTTCAGGTTAGTGCGGCTGTCCTTGTATATCTTTCTGGCAACGCATTTACAGGCTTCTACAACCCCTTCTCAGGGGATTATATCGTTCTACCCGTAGTATTACAGTTTCTGCTAACGATTATCTGGATCTTTGGCGTAACCACTGTCATTAATTTCTCGGACGGCATGGATGGTCTGGCTGGTGCTTTGACGGCTATTTCAGCTATAACACTATTTATTGTCGCATTAACTAAGGGGCAATCCTCTTCTGCGATTATGGCGATTGCACTCGTCGGCGTTACCATTGCTTATCTACGCTATAATAAACCGCCTGCCAAAATCTTTATGGGCGACGCCGGGGCAACCTTCCTCGGTTTCATTCTTGCGGTAATAGCACTCGACGGCGCGTTTAAGCAAGCCACAGCCCTGTCGCTATTCATCCCGATTCTGGCGCTGGGCGTTCCGATCTTCGACAATATTTTCGTCGTCGTCAAGCGCTTTATCCAAGGCAAGTCTATTTATCAGGCTGATGCTACCCAGGCTCATTACCGCCTGCTCCGTGCAGGTCTGAGCCAGAAGCAAGTCGTTGCCGTGTTATGCTTGATCAGCGTTTGTCTATCCCTATCCTCTATCATTCTGTTGTTGATCGAGACTTGA
- a CDS encoding 3' terminal RNA ribose 2'-O-methyltransferase Hen1 — protein sequence MHLIIKATGAGAGMLSHLLAKNPHNLYDRSDKEARVRIVFTTASDEETEAVIYVTPDPIALVKGNASHNDITQYINDREFVTSSRFCSYIRPALGTALNGKPKEAILPWVDHKFQLELSFGPVASNLPDHTIEELFHALGYKLELERGDAVYSFDLKSRSFARYIKLRGEQTLQTALRQLFILIPALDDDKHYFISDDEIEKIKRYGEGWLDRHPLRALILKRSLRFANLIKQFDGDEPDSFSEKVPVTPAEISAEPKVRLNDLRYAAIAKVVEGMDFKSSIVDFGSGEGKLSARLGSVPGVKQIWAVEPSANSQLRAMDRFSKLEDRAGVTVPTPVTGSLFYFDESLRNKDIMILCEVIEHIDEFRLTRVMETILAEYCPKVLILTTPNKEYNEVYEMDSEEMRHGDHRFEWGRAEFSAWCNLWTSSFDYSVNFKGIGEASDTFGYPTQMAIFSRKETL from the coding sequence ATGCATTTGATCATCAAGGCGACAGGTGCAGGGGCGGGGATGTTGTCCCACCTGTTGGCCAAAAACCCGCATAATTTATATGACAGGAGCGATAAAGAAGCTAGAGTGCGCATAGTGTTCACCACCGCTTCCGACGAAGAGACAGAGGCTGTTATCTATGTCACACCTGATCCAATTGCTCTAGTCAAAGGAAATGCTTCTCATAATGACATCACACAATATATAAACGACCGGGAGTTTGTTACGAGCAGCCGCTTCTGCTCCTATATCCGTCCAGCGCTAGGTACAGCTCTTAACGGAAAGCCTAAGGAGGCAATTCTGCCTTGGGTAGATCACAAATTCCAATTGGAACTGTCCTTTGGACCGGTAGCATCGAACTTGCCTGATCATACGATTGAGGAATTATTTCATGCGCTTGGTTACAAGCTTGAGCTTGAAAGAGGAGATGCAGTGTATTCTTTTGATTTAAAAAGCCGAAGTTTTGCTCGATACATTAAGCTGCGGGGAGAGCAGACGCTGCAAACGGCCCTCCGTCAATTGTTCATCCTGATTCCGGCATTGGATGATGATAAGCATTATTTTATTAGTGATGATGAGATCGAAAAAATCAAGCGTTACGGTGAGGGGTGGCTGGATAGACATCCGTTGCGTGCGTTAATTCTCAAACGGTCACTACGATTTGCTAATCTTATTAAGCAATTTGATGGTGATGAACCAGACTCTTTTTCTGAAAAGGTGCCTGTTACTCCTGCTGAGATTTCAGCTGAGCCTAAAGTCAGATTAAATGATCTGCGTTATGCGGCGATTGCGAAAGTAGTTGAAGGAATGGACTTCAAGAGTAGTATCGTCGATTTTGGTTCCGGTGAAGGAAAGCTTTCGGCAAGACTCGGCAGTGTGCCTGGTGTAAAGCAGATTTGGGCGGTTGAACCTTCCGCTAACTCACAGCTGCGAGCAATGGATCGCTTCTCGAAGCTTGAAGATCGGGCCGGAGTTACAGTACCAACGCCAGTTACCGGCTCTTTGTTTTACTTCGATGAATCGCTGCGGAACAAGGATATCATGATTCTATGTGAGGTTATTGAGCATATCGACGAATTTAGACTGACTCGAGTGATGGAGACCATTCTGGCGGAATATTGTCCTAAGGTATTAATTCTGACAACACCGAACAAGGAGTATAACGAGGTGTATGAGATGGATTCGGAAGAAATGCGGCATGGAGACCACCGGTTTGAGTGGGGACGAGCAGAGTTCTCAGCTTGGTGTAACCTCTGGACGAGCTCCTTTGATTATTCGGTTAATTTTAAAGGGATTGGCGAAGCTTCGGACACTTTTGGATACCCGACGCAGATGGCGATATTTAGTAGGAAGGAGACGTTGTAA
- a CDS encoding polynucleotide kinase-phosphatase: protein MTIEEQKERQRTIPFPHAGIIVLVGPSNSGKTTLLRRLVDEGTLLQTEIVSSDDYRTMLGDTDFMEWKNRPREEADIIFNDYQLLSSLAFEAMNSTIAMRCRLGKLTVVDATHLQEEYRKQYLDLADKHNVPCLAWVLDVPEETLLQRDVQREHPRGRQRVKQQYGQFKRSLRSIKDEGFTSAYFLKHAEEVLFERKQNPLWVEIGAGLDIIGDIHGCYEEMIELLERLEYAEDEQGLYKHPEGRLLVSVGDVMSRGPESLKTMRFWKKHVDAGIARMIDSNHGWKIARYLDGRKVTLSHGDENIAAELEAFALEAGDEEATRLREELKQFLLFAPSHLVFGRNGVRRVVVTHAGICDEYIGKQSKRIQDFCRYGDTDGMDGKGAPVRKEWYVEHESGEIIVWGHDPRPFPTVVKNTVNIDQGAVFGGSLTAYRYPEGKFVSVKAKRDYAGDPDSPLIRWERGRFSPPNLRKFVEGYSVQTDLYGEITVRGEFVKAAIDTVSHFTVPLEELVYIPPTMSPPPSVSIDENYLEHPREAFAYFRAQGVKTMIAEKKHMGSRAILLLFRDEEAALPYVGRPSLGTIYTRTGRAFFDRDTESEVLRRLNADLVQANYFAKNNTDLLLLDAEIVPWNLKARELISSQYAHVAEAALLDREHLLEKLREAERSGRDVTSWIQEMEEKLQNAHLFKEAFQKYCWDVSGLEGIKIAPFHTLAHSGQTFFVHSHLWHMEHNRELAGLSPLFMETEYRTVCNEADEEQIIRWWEEMTEDGHEGIVIKPETFITRNGDKLVQPALKVRGRKYLHIIYGIDYLQPDNLVRLKQRKTSKKERHALMECALSRESVERFIRKEPIERVHECVLAAMSLESDPVDPRL, encoded by the coding sequence ATGACTATAGAAGAACAAAAAGAAAGGCAGCGAACCATTCCTTTTCCACATGCAGGAATTATTGTATTGGTCGGTCCATCCAATAGTGGGAAGACTACTTTACTGCGGAGATTAGTCGATGAAGGAACGCTATTGCAGACTGAAATTGTCTCGTCAGACGATTACCGTACTATGCTTGGTGACACTGATTTTATGGAGTGGAAGAATCGTCCTCGCGAGGAAGCGGATATTATTTTTAATGATTATCAGTTGCTCTCGAGTTTAGCATTTGAAGCAATGAATTCAACGATTGCCATGCGCTGTCGACTAGGGAAGCTGACAGTAGTGGATGCTACACATCTGCAAGAGGAATACCGTAAGCAATATTTAGATTTGGCAGACAAGCATAATGTTCCATGTTTGGCTTGGGTGCTCGATGTTCCAGAGGAAACGCTGCTGCAGCGGGATGTTCAGCGTGAGCATCCGCGTGGTCGTCAGCGGGTCAAACAACAATATGGTCAGTTCAAGCGTTCGTTGCGCAGCATTAAGGACGAGGGCTTTACTTCGGCTTATTTTTTGAAACATGCTGAGGAAGTGCTTTTTGAACGTAAGCAGAACCCGCTATGGGTTGAAATCGGCGCAGGGCTTGATATTATAGGTGACATTCATGGTTGTTACGAAGAGATGATCGAGCTGCTAGAAAGATTGGAATATGCGGAAGACGAGCAAGGACTGTACAAACATCCCGAGGGCAGGCTGTTAGTTTCTGTGGGTGATGTGATGAGCAGGGGACCTGAATCGCTGAAGACGATGAGGTTCTGGAAAAAGCATGTAGATGCTGGAATCGCCCGCATGATCGACAGTAACCATGGCTGGAAAATCGCCCGTTACTTAGACGGACGTAAAGTTACATTGAGTCATGGAGACGAGAATATCGCCGCTGAGCTGGAGGCATTTGCACTAGAAGCAGGCGATGAGGAAGCAACAAGGCTTAGGGAGGAACTCAAACAGTTTCTATTGTTCGCACCTAGTCATCTAGTGTTTGGTCGCAATGGTGTACGACGAGTTGTAGTTACCCATGCCGGAATTTGTGATGAATATATCGGCAAGCAGTCCAAACGGATTCAGGACTTCTGCCGATATGGGGACACTGATGGAATGGATGGCAAGGGTGCTCCTGTAAGGAAAGAATGGTATGTCGAACACGAATCTGGGGAGATCATCGTCTGGGGGCATGATCCTAGACCTTTCCCGACAGTAGTGAAAAATACAGTGAACATTGATCAAGGCGCTGTTTTTGGCGGATCTTTAACTGCGTACCGTTACCCTGAAGGGAAATTTGTTAGCGTTAAAGCGAAGCGCGATTATGCAGGTGATCCGGATAGTCCGTTAATTCGTTGGGAGCGTGGAAGATTCTCGCCGCCTAACCTGCGTAAATTCGTGGAGGGATACTCGGTCCAGACTGATCTTTATGGTGAGATCACTGTACGTGGAGAATTTGTTAAAGCAGCGATAGATACGGTTTCCCACTTCACGGTTCCACTAGAGGAACTGGTTTATATCCCCCCGACCATGAGTCCGCCGCCTTCAGTGTCTATAGATGAGAACTATCTGGAGCATCCGCGTGAGGCTTTTGCTTATTTTCGCGCACAAGGTGTTAAGACAATGATTGCGGAGAAAAAACATATGGGCAGCCGGGCCATCCTATTGTTATTCCGGGATGAAGAGGCAGCGTTACCGTATGTGGGCAGGCCGTCGTTAGGCACGATTTATACACGTACTGGCAGAGCTTTTTTTGACAGGGATACTGAATCTGAAGTGTTACGTAGGCTGAACGCGGATCTCGTGCAGGCGAATTATTTTGCGAAAAATAACACGGATTTGCTGCTCCTAGATGCGGAAATCGTACCGTGGAACTTGAAAGCGCGTGAGCTGATTTCCTCCCAATATGCACATGTGGCTGAAGCAGCACTGTTAGATCGGGAGCATCTTTTGGAGAAACTGCGTGAGGCTGAAAGATCAGGGCGAGATGTTACCTCGTGGATACAGGAAATGGAGGAGAAGCTCCAGAATGCTCATCTTTTTAAGGAAGCCTTCCAAAAGTATTGCTGGGACGTAAGTGGATTAGAGGGGATTAAGATTGCTCCCTTCCACACGCTTGCGCATAGCGGACAAACTTTCTTTGTGCACAGCCATCTTTGGCATATGGAGCATAATCGTGAACTAGCGGGGTTGTCACCTTTATTTATGGAGACTGAATACCGCACGGTATGTAATGAAGCGGACGAGGAACAGATAATCCGTTGGTGGGAAGAGATGACGGAGGATGGGCATGAAGGGATTGTTATCAAACCGGAAACATTTATAACACGTAATGGAGATAAGCTGGTTCAGCCTGCACTCAAGGTGAGAGGGCGTAAATATCTGCATATTATCTATGGAATAGATTATTTACAGCCGGACAACCTTGTGCGCCTCAAGCAGCGCAAAACGAGCAAAAAAGAACGTCATGCTTTGATGGAATGTGCGCTTAGCCGGGAATCGGTAGAACGGTTTATTCGAAAAGAACCGATAGAACGTGTACATGAATGCGTGCTTGCTGCGATGTCTCTGGAGTCCGATCCGGTAGATCCGCGGCTGTAG
- a CDS encoding ring-cleaving dioxygenase produces the protein MTLTLKGLHHVSAITGKAQENFKFYTEVLGLRLIKKTVNQDDISVYHLFYGDEKGNPGTELTFFELPMAGRNRKGNNSISALSLRVPSDAALTYWKQRFTELNVEHGTIQTLGGRQTLSFRDHEGQRFILVSDENDYGVAGGMPWAKSPVPAEYGIIGLGPAHLTVESAEHTAVVLEQLLGFRRKGTYPSSVAGQPDVLVFETGEGGSGAEVHLEERNDLDQEHLGRGGVHHVAFRVDNEEELKRWVEHIRTAQLPNSGFVDRFYFRSLYFREPNGILFELATDGPGFATDEPMESLGESLALPPFLESKREQIEAYLKPLNTRQ, from the coding sequence ATGACTTTAACATTAAAAGGACTGCACCACGTATCCGCAATTACAGGCAAAGCGCAGGAAAACTTCAAGTTCTACACCGAAGTCCTTGGACTGCGTCTCATTAAAAAGACAGTAAATCAGGATGATATTTCAGTGTACCATTTATTCTATGGTGATGAGAAGGGTAATCCCGGAACCGAATTAACTTTCTTTGAACTCCCGATGGCGGGTCGCAACCGTAAAGGTAATAACAGCATCTCCGCGCTCTCTCTTCGAGTACCGAGTGATGCCGCACTTACCTATTGGAAGCAACGCTTCACTGAGCTTAACGTAGAGCACGGAACGATTCAAACACTCGGCGGTCGCCAGACTTTATCCTTCCGCGATCACGAAGGGCAACGTTTCATTCTCGTATCTGACGAAAATGATTACGGTGTAGCCGGCGGAATGCCTTGGGCCAAAAGCCCAGTACCTGCTGAGTACGGGATTATCGGTCTAGGTCCCGCACATCTTACTGTTGAAAGTGCAGAGCATACAGCGGTTGTACTGGAGCAATTGCTTGGCTTCCGCCGCAAAGGCACTTATCCTTCAAGCGTAGCGGGCCAGCCAGATGTGCTCGTATTCGAGACTGGAGAAGGCGGATCGGGCGCAGAAGTTCACCTGGAGGAACGTAATGATCTAGATCAGGAGCATTTAGGACGAGGTGGTGTGCACCATGTCGCATTCCGCGTGGATAATGAGGAGGAATTAAAGCGATGGGTCGAACATATACGCACAGCTCAGCTTCCTAACTCCGGATTCGTGGATCGTTTCTACTTCCGCTCCCTTTATTTCCGTGAGCCTAACGGTATTCTTTTTGAACTGGCTACTGACGGACCTGGATTTGCTACTGATGAACCGATGGAAAGCCTAGGCGAATCCCTTGCCTTGCCACCTTTTCTTGAATCCAAACGCGAGCAAATCGAAGCTTATCTTAAACCGCTGAATACTCGGCAGTAA
- a CDS encoding YjjG family noncanonical pyrimidine nucleotidase produces MKYDVILFDADDTLFDYGMAESHALSNAFLHFGLPTGAEDYAASYQEINHALWRDLEQGKISSAALRVERFNRLFAANALELNPEAFSEAYLRFLGEGTFLIQGAIELCGELADCRLAIITNGIKEVQTSRIQGSPLSETFEQIIISEEAGCQKPETGIFDYAFAKLGISDKEKVLIVGDSLTSDIQGGINYGIDTCWFNPLGKENTSAVQPKYEIRDLSELLDIVGKTANL; encoded by the coding sequence ATGAAATACGACGTTATTTTATTCGATGCTGATGATACACTGTTTGATTACGGAATGGCAGAAAGCCACGCACTATCTAACGCATTTTTACACTTTGGTTTGCCAACAGGTGCTGAGGACTATGCTGCAAGTTATCAGGAGATCAACCATGCGCTGTGGCGGGATTTGGAGCAAGGGAAGATTAGTTCGGCGGCATTACGTGTGGAACGGTTCAATCGGTTATTTGCTGCAAATGCGCTGGAGCTGAATCCTGAGGCTTTTAGTGAAGCCTATCTACGTTTCTTAGGCGAGGGAACTTTTCTGATTCAGGGAGCGATTGAGCTGTGCGGGGAACTTGCGGACTGCCGATTAGCAATCATCACGAACGGAATTAAAGAAGTGCAAACCTCCAGAATTCAAGGTTCGCCGCTTAGTGAAACATTTGAGCAGATCATTATTTCTGAGGAGGCTGGCTGTCAGAAGCCGGAGACAGGGATTTTTGATTATGCTTTTGCTAAATTGGGGATTTCGGATAAGGAAAAAGTGCTGATTGTTGGTGACTCCTTAACCTCTGATATCCAAGGCGGAATCAATTATGGGATCGATACTTGCTGGTTTAACCCGTTGGGTAAAGAGAACACGTCGGCTGTTCAACCGAAATATGAAATTCGAGATCTGTCGGAGCTATTAGACATTGTAGGGAAGACAGCTAATCTTTAA
- a CDS encoding RNA 2'-phosphotransferase produces MLSNATEVSLSKFMTKLLRHTPEQYGLILDPEDGSCTLDELLSVLVKSPRWSEVTAGDIRQVVAGCEKQRIEIEGERIKARYGHSHTKITYEPGTPPPTLYHGTHSGALPVIMEEGLRPMGRQYVHLSEGTHFASLAGSRRGKLILLTVDTISAGQMGVTFYYAGNEVWLAAPVPPSCLSIYTQ; encoded by the coding sequence ATGTTAAGCAATGCTACAGAAGTGTCGTTAAGCAAATTTATGACTAAATTGCTCCGGCATACTCCAGAGCAGTATGGCCTTATTTTGGACCCTGAGGATGGTTCCTGTACGTTAGACGAATTGCTGTCCGTGCTTGTGAAGTCTCCTAGATGGTCTGAGGTAACTGCGGGAGATATTCGGCAAGTGGTTGCAGGCTGTGAGAAGCAACGGATTGAAATTGAAGGTGAACGAATCAAAGCGCGGTATGGGCATAGCCATACGAAAATCACTTATGAGCCGGGGACTCCTCCACCTACGCTATATCACGGTACCCACTCTGGTGCGCTTCCTGTCATTATGGAGGAAGGACTCCGACCAATGGGACGGCAGTATGTTCATTTGTCCGAGGGGACACATTTTGCCAGTCTGGCTGGAAGTCGTAGAGGGAAATTGATTTTGCTGACTGTTGATACGATTAGCGCTGGTCAAATGGGTGTAACCTTTTATTATGCAGGTAATGAGGTCTGGCTGGCGGCACCAGTTCCGCCTTCCTGTCTTAGTATTTACACCCAATAG
- a CDS encoding AAC(3) family N-acetyltransferase: MHTTTSLMKQLQELKLDPHGTILVHSSLKSVGEVDGGANTVLDVLSEYMKDGLLVLPTHTWAYINADNPRFSVLDSPSCVGILPELFRKRPDVIRSWHPTHSVAALGADAEQFTTGDERWDTPCARGSAWGKLLDRKAEIVLLGVDLRRNTFIHGIEEWVDIPGRMTDSHEELYMVTPDGDEIMVPSRRHCGLSWSEHFWKVERELEEGGAMRKGKFGDALVRVCGTVETTNILSQMLKENPDLFSDNEPLHGETKPDPLPKTRREQP, translated from the coding sequence ATGCACACAACAACTAGCTTGATGAAACAATTGCAGGAGCTGAAGCTTGATCCACACGGAACCATTCTGGTTCACTCTTCATTAAAAAGCGTTGGCGAAGTAGATGGAGGTGCGAACACAGTACTGGATGTACTCAGTGAGTATATGAAGGACGGACTGCTCGTATTGCCAACACATACATGGGCTTATATTAATGCGGATAATCCGCGGTTCTCAGTTCTAGATTCCCCATCTTGTGTAGGTATATTACCGGAACTGTTTCGTAAACGTCCTGATGTCATTCGCTCTTGGCATCCGACACATTCTGTAGCGGCTTTAGGTGCAGATGCTGAGCAGTTCACTACGGGAGATGAACGCTGGGATACGCCGTGTGCCCGTGGCTCAGCATGGGGCAAGCTGCTTGATCGGAAGGCGGAAATTGTACTGCTGGGCGTTGATCTGCGGCGGAATACGTTCATTCATGGCATTGAAGAGTGGGTCGATATTCCAGGTAGAATGACGGATAGTCATGAGGAGTTATACATGGTGACACCGGATGGAGATGAAATCATGGTGCCTTCCCGCAGACATTGTGGTCTCTCTTGGTCGGAGCATTTTTGGAAAGTGGAACGCGAGCTTGAGGAAGGTGGTGCCATGCGAAAGGGGAAATTTGGAGATGCGCTGGTTAGGGTATGCGGGACGGTAGAAACTACGAATATTCTGAGTCAGATGTTGAAGGAAAATCCAGATCTTTTCTCGGACAATGAACCGCTGCATGGTGAAACCAAACCAGATCCGCTTCCAAAGACTAGACGTGAACAGCCTTAG
- a CDS encoding nucleotidyltransferase domain-containing protein, whose product MKGIHQSVIQQLRTIESEENVRILYACESGSRAWGFPSKDSDYDVRFLYIRRPEAYLSIFKHRDVIERPISEMLDINGWDLKKGLNLFRKSNPPLLEWLESPIRYEEKYAVAERIRALSPQSFSPKSCIYHYLNMARGNYRDYLQGSEVKIKKYFYVLRPLLACAWIEKYNEVPPLDFNILVQDLIPHGSELQETVQNLLSRKMSGEELNLEPRLDVINMYLEERIVHYEAVASAFEQSVGVMDEALDDLFRSALIEVWGETGQWSW is encoded by the coding sequence ATGAAGGGAATTCATCAATCGGTCATTCAGCAGCTTCGGACTATCGAATCTGAAGAAAATGTTCGCATTCTGTATGCGTGTGAATCGGGTAGCCGGGCCTGGGGGTTTCCATCCAAGGATAGTGATTATGATGTTAGATTCCTATACATACGGAGACCTGAGGCGTATTTATCCATTTTTAAGCACAGAGATGTAATAGAGCGGCCGATCAGTGAGATGCTTGATATTAACGGTTGGGACTTGAAGAAGGGGCTTAATTTATTTCGAAAATCAAACCCACCACTGCTGGAATGGCTAGAGTCCCCTATCCGCTATGAAGAGAAATACGCTGTAGCCGAAAGGATCCGTGCACTCTCACCACAAAGCTTTTCGCCAAAATCATGTATTTACCACTATTTGAACATGGCGCGGGGAAATTACCGGGATTATCTGCAAGGCAGTGAGGTTAAGATTAAGAAATATTTTTACGTATTAAGACCACTCTTAGCATGCGCTTGGATTGAAAAATATAACGAAGTGCCACCACTCGATTTTAACATTCTTGTACAGGATCTGATTCCGCATGGTTCTGAATTACAGGAAACCGTACAGAACCTGTTATCTCGCAAAATGTCAGGTGAGGAACTAAATCTGGAGCCGCGCTTGGATGTAATCAACATGTACTTGGAGGAACGAATTGTTCATTACGAGGCGGTTGCTTCTGCTTTTGAACAGAGCGTAGGTGTTATGGATGAAGCGTTAGATGACTTGTTCCGATCAGCACTGATAGAGGTCTGGGGGGAAACGGGGCAGTGGAGCTGGTAA
- a CDS encoding manganese-dependent inorganic pyrophosphatase: MEKTLVFGHKNPDTDTICSAIAYAALKKELGWDAEAVRLGDVSGETQFALDHFGVAAPRLVENVAGEANQVILVDHNERQQSANDIDQVRVVEVIDHHRIANFETAHPLYYRAEPVGCTATILNKLYKENGVAIPKEIAGLMLSAIISDSLLFKSPTCTAEDVAAARELAEIAGVDAESYGLDMLKAGADLSDKSIAQLISLDAKEFKMGEYKVEIAQVNAVDVNDVLSKQAELETALTSIIAEKELDLFLFVVTDILNNDSVGLALGRVAGAVEQAYNVKLDDNKALLKGVVSRKSQIVPVLTETIAKL; the protein is encoded by the coding sequence ATGGAAAAAACTTTGGTTTTTGGACACAAAAATCCGGATACGGATACCATTTGTTCTGCAATTGCTTATGCTGCACTCAAAAAGGAATTGGGTTGGGATGCTGAGGCCGTTCGTCTGGGCGACGTTAGTGGTGAAACGCAATTTGCGCTTGATCATTTCGGAGTCGCTGCTCCTCGTCTGGTAGAGAACGTTGCTGGTGAAGCCAATCAGGTTATTCTTGTTGACCATAACGAACGCCAACAAAGTGCGAATGACATTGATCAAGTACGTGTGGTTGAAGTTATCGACCATCACCGGATCGCAAACTTTGAAACTGCACATCCGTTGTACTATCGTGCTGAGCCAGTAGGCTGTACAGCTACTATTCTTAACAAGTTGTATAAAGAAAACGGAGTTGCTATCCCTAAAGAAATCGCTGGATTGATGCTGTCTGCCATCATTTCCGATTCCTTGTTGTTTAAATCACCGACATGCACAGCGGAAGATGTAGCAGCAGCACGCGAGCTTGCTGAAATCGCTGGTGTAGATGCAGAAAGCTACGGTCTTGATATGTTGAAGGCTGGCGCTGACCTTAGCGACAAGAGTATCGCTCAACTGATTTCCTTGGATGCAAAGGAATTTAAAATGGGTGAATACAAAGTAGAAATCGCACAAGTAAACGCGGTGGATGTTAATGATGTTCTCTCCAAGCAAGCCGAACTGGAAACTGCACTTACTTCCATTATTGCTGAAAAAGAATTGGATCTGTTCCTGTTCGTAGTTACAGATATCCTCAATAACGATTCCGTAGGTCTGGCTCTGGGCCGTGTTGCAGGAGCAGTAGAACAGGCGTACAACGTGAAGCTTGATGACAATAAGGCACTTCTCAAAGGTGTAGTATCCCGCAAATCGCAAATCGTACCTGTTCTTACAGAAACCATTGCTAAGCTGTAA